The following coding sequences are from one Musa acuminata AAA Group cultivar baxijiao chromosome BXJ1-6, Cavendish_Baxijiao_AAA, whole genome shotgun sequence window:
- the LOC135676527 gene encoding spliceosome-associated protein 130 A-like isoform X1, with protein sequence MYLYSLTLQQAGGVVCATNGNFVGGKTQEIVVARGKTLDLLRPDDAGKLQTLLSVEVFGAIRSLSQFRLTGSQKDYVVVGSDSGRLVILEYSRERNLFHKVHQETFGKSGCRRIVPGQFLAVDPKGRAAMATACEKQKLVYVLNRDAAARLTISSPLEAHKSHTISYSVVGVDCGFDNPVFAAIELDYSEADLDPTGQAAAEAQKHLTFYELDLGLNHVSRKWSEPVDNGANLLVTVPGGGDGPSGVLVCAENFVIYKNQGHPDVRAVIPRRADLPAERGVLVVSAATHRQKSMFFFLLQTENGDIFKVTLEHEGDRVAELKIKYFDTIPVTCSMCVLKTGFLFAASEFGNHALYQFQAIGEAEDVEASSATLMETEEGFQPVFFQPRGLKNLVRIDHIESLMPIMDMRVMNLFEEETPQVFTLCGRGPRSSLRILRPGLAINEMAVSQLPGTPSAVWTVKKNVNDEFDAYIVVSFVNATLVLSIGETIEEVSDSGFLDTTPSLSVSLLGDDSLMQVHPNGIRHIREDGRINEWKTPGKKTIVKVGSNRLQVVIALSGGELIYFEMDMTGQLMEVEKHEMPGDVACLDIAPVPEGRQRSRFLAVGSYDNTIRILSLDPDDCMQILSVQSVSSPPESLLLLEVQASTGGEDGADHPASVFLNAGLQNGVLFRTVVDMVTGQLSDTRSRFLGLRAPKLFSATVRGRQAMLCLSSRPWLGYIHQGHFLLTPLSYETLEYAASFSSDQCAEGVVAVAGEALRIFTVERLGETFNETVVPLRYTPRKFVLQPKRKHLVIIESDQGAFTAEEREAARKECLEAAGVGENGNAMENGGGDEEEKEDALSDEQYGYPKAESDKWVSCIRVLDPRTGNTTCLLELQENEAAFSLCTVNFHDKEYGTLLAVGTAKGLQFWPKRSLAAGFIHIYRFVEEGKSLELVHKTQVEGVPLALCQFQGRLLAGIGSVLRLYDLGKRRLLRKCENKLFPNTIVSIHTYRDRIYVGDIQESFHYCKYRRDENQLYIFADDSVPRWLTASHHIDFDTMAGADKFGNVYFVRLSQDVSDEIEEDPTGGKIKWEQGKLNGAPNKVEEIVQFHVGDVVTCLQKASLIPGGGECVIYGTVMGSLGALLPFTSREDVDFFSHLEMHMRQEHPPLCGRDHMTFRSAYFPVKDVIDGDLCEQFPTLPPDLQRKIADELDRTPGEILKKLEDVRNKII encoded by the exons ATGTATCTGTACAGCTTGACACTGCAGCAGGCGGGCGGGGTGGTGTGCGCCACGAACGGCAACTTCGTGGGCGGGAAGACGCAGGAGATCGTGGTGGCTCGGGGCAAGACTCTGGACCTGCTCCGCCCGGACGACGCTGGTAAGCTTCAAACCCTCCTCTCCGTCGAGGTCTTCGGTGCCATCCGCTCCCTCTCTCAGTTCCGCCTCACCGGCTCCCAGAAGGACTACGTCGTCGTCGGTTCTGACTCCGGCCGCCTCGTCATCCTCGAGTACTCCCGTGAGCGCAACCTCTTCCACAAGGTCCATCAGGAGACCTTTGGCAAGTCTGGCTGCCGCCGCATCGTCCCCGGCCAGTTCCTCGCCGTCGACCCGAAAGGCCGTGCCGCCATGGCCACCGCCTGCGAGAAGCAGAAACTAGTTTACGTCCTCAACCGTGACGCCGCGGCCCGCCTCACTATCTCTTCGCCCCTCGAGGCGCACAAGTCCCACACTATCTCCTACTCTGTTGTTGGCGTCGACTGTGGCTTTGACAACCCTGTCTTCGCCGCCATTGAGCTCGATTACTCCGAGGCCGACCTCGATCCCACAggccaggctgcggccgaggcccAGAAGCACCTCACTTTTTATGAGCTGGATCTTGGCCTCAATCACGTCTCCCGCAAGTGGTCCGAGCCCGTTGACAATGGTGCCAACCTCCTCGTCACCGTGCCTGGTGGTGGCGATGGCCCCAGTGGCGTCCTTGTCTGCGCTGAGAACTTTGTCATCTACAAGAACCAGGGCCACCCGGATGTCCGTGCTGTCATCCCCCGTCGTGCTGACCTCCCTGCAGAGCGTGGTGTCCTCGTTGTCTCTGCCGCCACCCATCGCCAAAAATCCATGTTTTTCTTCCTTCTGCAGACTGAGAATGGGGACATCTTCAAGGTCACCCTCGAGCATGAAGGTGACCGCGTTGCCGAGCTCAAGATCAAGTATTTTGATACCATCCCCGTTACCTGCTCTATGTGTGTCCTCAAGACTGGCTTCCTCTTTGCTGCCTCTGAGTTTGGCAATCATGCATTATACCAGTTCCAGGCCATTGGGGAGGCTGAGGATGTTGAGGCATCCTCTGCCACGCTGATGGAGACCGAGGAGGGATTCCAGCCTGTTTTCTTCCAACCCCGGGGCTTGAAGAATCTGGTGAGGATTGACCATATTGAGAGTCTTATGCCCATCATGGACATGAGGGTCATGAACTTGTTTGAGGAAGAGACTCCTCAGGTGTTCACCCTCTGTGGAAGGGGCCCACGCTCCTCACTGCGTATCCTGAGGCCAGGACTGGCAATCAATGAAATGGCTGTGTCACAGCTTCCGGGTACTCCCAGTGCTGTGTGGACTGTAAAAAAGAATGTGAATGATGAGTTTGATGCCTACATTGTGGTGTCCTTTGTGAATGCTACCCTTGTGCTCTCCATCGGTGAGACCATTGAAGAAGTCAGCGACAGCGGGTTTCTTGACACCACGCCTTCACTCTCAGTCTCTTTACTGGGAGATGATTCCCTTATGCAGGTCCATCCCAATGGAATTAGGCATATCAGAGAGGACGGGCGTATCAATGAGTGGAAGACACCTGGGAAGAAGACCATTGTGAAGGTTGGATCCAATAGGCTCCAGGTGGTGATTGCTCTAAGTGGAGGGGAGCTTATCTATTTCGAGATGGACATGACTGGCCAGTTGATGGAGGTGGAAAAGCATGAGATGCCCGGAGATGTGGCTTGCTTGGATATTGCACCAGTTCCGGAGGGAAGGCAGAGATCACGCTTCCTTGCTGTTGGTTCTTATGATAACACAATTCGGATTCTATCATTGGATCCTGATGACTGTATGCAGATACTGAGTGTCCAGAGTGTGTCCTCACCACCTGAATCACTCCTTTTGCTTGAGGTACAAGCTTCAACTGGAGGAGAGGATGGAGCAGATCATCCGGCTAGCGTCTTTCTCAATGCTGGCTTGCAAAATGGTGTTCTCTTCCGGACAGTTGTTGATATGGTTACTGGTCAGCTTTCAGATACTCGATCCCGGTTCTTAGGACTGAGAGCTCCCAAGCTCTTCTCAGCTACTGTGAGGGGCCGGCAAGCGATGCTTTGCTTGTCCAGTAGGCCCTGGCTTGGTTATATTCATCAAGGACATTTCTTGCTGACTCCTCTTTCCTATGAGACACTTGAATATGCTGCATCCTTTTCTTCTGACCAGTGTGCTGAAGGTGTTGTTGCAGTTGCTGGTGAAGCTTTGAGAATTTTCACAGTTGAGCGGCTGGGAGAGACATTTAATGAAACAGTTGTACCTTTGCGATATACTCCAAGGAAGTTTGTGCTGCAGCCCAAGCGCAAACATTTAGTTATTATTGAGAGTGATCAAGGGGCGTTCACCGCAGAGGAGAGAGAAGCTGCCAGAAAGGAGTGCTTGGAAGCTGCAGGGGTGGGTGAAAATGGAAATGCAATGGAAAATGGTGGTggtgatgaggaggagaaggaggatgcTCTCTCTGATGAGCAATATGGTTATCCAAAGGCAGAGTCTGATAAGTGGGTATCTTGCATCAGAGTTCTTGATCCACGAACAGGAAATACAACTTGTCTGTTGGAGCTTCAAGAGAATGAGGCTGCATTCAGCCTTTGTACAGTGAATTTCCATGATAAGGAGTATGGGACTCTCCTGGCTGTAGGAACTGCAAAGGGGCTACAGTTCTGGCCTAAGAGAAGTCTTGCAGCTGGGTTTATTCACATATATAGGTTTGTTGAAGAAGGAAAATCTCTTGAGCTTGTGCACAAGACACAGGTAGAGGGAGTTCCACTTGCGTTGTGTCAGTTTCAGGGGAGGCTGCTTGCAGGTATTGGCTCAGTGCTGAGATTATATGACCTGGGGAAAAGGAGATTGCTCAGAAAATGCGAAAACAAGCTCTTCCCTAATACAATTGTCTCTATTCATACTTATCGTGATAGGATCTATGTGGGTGATATCCAAGAG TCATTTCATTATTGCAAGTACAGAAGGGATGAGAACCAACTGTACATTTTTGCAGATGATTCTGTTCCAAGGTGGCTCACTGCGTCACATCACATAGACTTTGACACCATGGCAGGAGCAGACAAATTTGGAAATGTATACTTTGTCCGACTGTCTCAAGATGTATCAGATGAGATCGAGGAAGATCCAACGGGAGGTAAAATAAAGTGGGAGCAAGGAAAGTTAAATGGTGCGCCGAATAAAGTGGAGGAGATAGTACAGTTTCATGTGGGAGATGTTGTTACATGCTTGCAAAAGGCCTCACTGATACCTGGAGGAGGTGAATGTGTTATTTATGGAACTGTGATGGGAAGTTTAGGTGCATTACTTCCATTCACATCTAGGGAAGATGTGGACTTCTTCTCTCACTTGGAGATGCACATGAGGCAAGAACATCCACCACTGTGTGGTCGGGATCATATGACCTTCAGATC
- the LOC135676527 gene encoding spliceosome-associated protein 130 A-like isoform X2: MATACEKQKLVYVLNRDAAARLTISSPLEAHKSHTISYSVVGVDCGFDNPVFAAIELDYSEADLDPTGQAAAEAQKHLTFYELDLGLNHVSRKWSEPVDNGANLLVTVPGGGDGPSGVLVCAENFVIYKNQGHPDVRAVIPRRADLPAERGVLVVSAATHRQKSMFFFLLQTENGDIFKVTLEHEGDRVAELKIKYFDTIPVTCSMCVLKTGFLFAASEFGNHALYQFQAIGEAEDVEASSATLMETEEGFQPVFFQPRGLKNLVRIDHIESLMPIMDMRVMNLFEEETPQVFTLCGRGPRSSLRILRPGLAINEMAVSQLPGTPSAVWTVKKNVNDEFDAYIVVSFVNATLVLSIGETIEEVSDSGFLDTTPSLSVSLLGDDSLMQVHPNGIRHIREDGRINEWKTPGKKTIVKVGSNRLQVVIALSGGELIYFEMDMTGQLMEVEKHEMPGDVACLDIAPVPEGRQRSRFLAVGSYDNTIRILSLDPDDCMQILSVQSVSSPPESLLLLEVQASTGGEDGADHPASVFLNAGLQNGVLFRTVVDMVTGQLSDTRSRFLGLRAPKLFSATVRGRQAMLCLSSRPWLGYIHQGHFLLTPLSYETLEYAASFSSDQCAEGVVAVAGEALRIFTVERLGETFNETVVPLRYTPRKFVLQPKRKHLVIIESDQGAFTAEEREAARKECLEAAGVGENGNAMENGGGDEEEKEDALSDEQYGYPKAESDKWVSCIRVLDPRTGNTTCLLELQENEAAFSLCTVNFHDKEYGTLLAVGTAKGLQFWPKRSLAAGFIHIYRFVEEGKSLELVHKTQVEGVPLALCQFQGRLLAGIGSVLRLYDLGKRRLLRKCENKLFPNTIVSIHTYRDRIYVGDIQESFHYCKYRRDENQLYIFADDSVPRWLTASHHIDFDTMAGADKFGNVYFVRLSQDVSDEIEEDPTGGKIKWEQGKLNGAPNKVEEIVQFHVGDVVTCLQKASLIPGGGECVIYGTVMGSLGALLPFTSREDVDFFSHLEMHMRQEHPPLCGRDHMTFRSAYFPVKDVIDGDLCEQFPTLPPDLQRKIADELDRTPGEILKKLEDVRNKII, encoded by the exons ATGGCCACCGCCTGCGAGAAGCAGAAACTAGTTTACGTCCTCAACCGTGACGCCGCGGCCCGCCTCACTATCTCTTCGCCCCTCGAGGCGCACAAGTCCCACACTATCTCCTACTCTGTTGTTGGCGTCGACTGTGGCTTTGACAACCCTGTCTTCGCCGCCATTGAGCTCGATTACTCCGAGGCCGACCTCGATCCCACAggccaggctgcggccgaggcccAGAAGCACCTCACTTTTTATGAGCTGGATCTTGGCCTCAATCACGTCTCCCGCAAGTGGTCCGAGCCCGTTGACAATGGTGCCAACCTCCTCGTCACCGTGCCTGGTGGTGGCGATGGCCCCAGTGGCGTCCTTGTCTGCGCTGAGAACTTTGTCATCTACAAGAACCAGGGCCACCCGGATGTCCGTGCTGTCATCCCCCGTCGTGCTGACCTCCCTGCAGAGCGTGGTGTCCTCGTTGTCTCTGCCGCCACCCATCGCCAAAAATCCATGTTTTTCTTCCTTCTGCAGACTGAGAATGGGGACATCTTCAAGGTCACCCTCGAGCATGAAGGTGACCGCGTTGCCGAGCTCAAGATCAAGTATTTTGATACCATCCCCGTTACCTGCTCTATGTGTGTCCTCAAGACTGGCTTCCTCTTTGCTGCCTCTGAGTTTGGCAATCATGCATTATACCAGTTCCAGGCCATTGGGGAGGCTGAGGATGTTGAGGCATCCTCTGCCACGCTGATGGAGACCGAGGAGGGATTCCAGCCTGTTTTCTTCCAACCCCGGGGCTTGAAGAATCTGGTGAGGATTGACCATATTGAGAGTCTTATGCCCATCATGGACATGAGGGTCATGAACTTGTTTGAGGAAGAGACTCCTCAGGTGTTCACCCTCTGTGGAAGGGGCCCACGCTCCTCACTGCGTATCCTGAGGCCAGGACTGGCAATCAATGAAATGGCTGTGTCACAGCTTCCGGGTACTCCCAGTGCTGTGTGGACTGTAAAAAAGAATGTGAATGATGAGTTTGATGCCTACATTGTGGTGTCCTTTGTGAATGCTACCCTTGTGCTCTCCATCGGTGAGACCATTGAAGAAGTCAGCGACAGCGGGTTTCTTGACACCACGCCTTCACTCTCAGTCTCTTTACTGGGAGATGATTCCCTTATGCAGGTCCATCCCAATGGAATTAGGCATATCAGAGAGGACGGGCGTATCAATGAGTGGAAGACACCTGGGAAGAAGACCATTGTGAAGGTTGGATCCAATAGGCTCCAGGTGGTGATTGCTCTAAGTGGAGGGGAGCTTATCTATTTCGAGATGGACATGACTGGCCAGTTGATGGAGGTGGAAAAGCATGAGATGCCCGGAGATGTGGCTTGCTTGGATATTGCACCAGTTCCGGAGGGAAGGCAGAGATCACGCTTCCTTGCTGTTGGTTCTTATGATAACACAATTCGGATTCTATCATTGGATCCTGATGACTGTATGCAGATACTGAGTGTCCAGAGTGTGTCCTCACCACCTGAATCACTCCTTTTGCTTGAGGTACAAGCTTCAACTGGAGGAGAGGATGGAGCAGATCATCCGGCTAGCGTCTTTCTCAATGCTGGCTTGCAAAATGGTGTTCTCTTCCGGACAGTTGTTGATATGGTTACTGGTCAGCTTTCAGATACTCGATCCCGGTTCTTAGGACTGAGAGCTCCCAAGCTCTTCTCAGCTACTGTGAGGGGCCGGCAAGCGATGCTTTGCTTGTCCAGTAGGCCCTGGCTTGGTTATATTCATCAAGGACATTTCTTGCTGACTCCTCTTTCCTATGAGACACTTGAATATGCTGCATCCTTTTCTTCTGACCAGTGTGCTGAAGGTGTTGTTGCAGTTGCTGGTGAAGCTTTGAGAATTTTCACAGTTGAGCGGCTGGGAGAGACATTTAATGAAACAGTTGTACCTTTGCGATATACTCCAAGGAAGTTTGTGCTGCAGCCCAAGCGCAAACATTTAGTTATTATTGAGAGTGATCAAGGGGCGTTCACCGCAGAGGAGAGAGAAGCTGCCAGAAAGGAGTGCTTGGAAGCTGCAGGGGTGGGTGAAAATGGAAATGCAATGGAAAATGGTGGTggtgatgaggaggagaaggaggatgcTCTCTCTGATGAGCAATATGGTTATCCAAAGGCAGAGTCTGATAAGTGGGTATCTTGCATCAGAGTTCTTGATCCACGAACAGGAAATACAACTTGTCTGTTGGAGCTTCAAGAGAATGAGGCTGCATTCAGCCTTTGTACAGTGAATTTCCATGATAAGGAGTATGGGACTCTCCTGGCTGTAGGAACTGCAAAGGGGCTACAGTTCTGGCCTAAGAGAAGTCTTGCAGCTGGGTTTATTCACATATATAGGTTTGTTGAAGAAGGAAAATCTCTTGAGCTTGTGCACAAGACACAGGTAGAGGGAGTTCCACTTGCGTTGTGTCAGTTTCAGGGGAGGCTGCTTGCAGGTATTGGCTCAGTGCTGAGATTATATGACCTGGGGAAAAGGAGATTGCTCAGAAAATGCGAAAACAAGCTCTTCCCTAATACAATTGTCTCTATTCATACTTATCGTGATAGGATCTATGTGGGTGATATCCAAGAG TCATTTCATTATTGCAAGTACAGAAGGGATGAGAACCAACTGTACATTTTTGCAGATGATTCTGTTCCAAGGTGGCTCACTGCGTCACATCACATAGACTTTGACACCATGGCAGGAGCAGACAAATTTGGAAATGTATACTTTGTCCGACTGTCTCAAGATGTATCAGATGAGATCGAGGAAGATCCAACGGGAGGTAAAATAAAGTGGGAGCAAGGAAAGTTAAATGGTGCGCCGAATAAAGTGGAGGAGATAGTACAGTTTCATGTGGGAGATGTTGTTACATGCTTGCAAAAGGCCTCACTGATACCTGGAGGAGGTGAATGTGTTATTTATGGAACTGTGATGGGAAGTTTAGGTGCATTACTTCCATTCACATCTAGGGAAGATGTGGACTTCTTCTCTCACTTGGAGATGCACATGAGGCAAGAACATCCACCACTGTGTGGTCGGGATCATATGACCTTCAGATC
- the LOC135676527 gene encoding spliceosome-associated protein 130 A-like isoform X3, giving the protein MYLYSLTLQQAGGVVCATNGNFVGGKTQEIVVARGKTLDLLRPDDAGKLQTLLSVEVFGAIRSLSQFRLTGSQKDYVVVGSDSGRLVILEYSRERNLFHKVHQETFGKSGCRRIVPGQFLAVDPKGRAAMATACEKQKLVYVLNRDAAARLTISSPLEAHKSHTISYSVVGVDCGFDNPVFAAIELDYSEADLDPTGQAAAEAQKHLTFYELDLGLNHVSRKWSEPVDNGANLLVTVPGGGDGPSGVLVCAENFVIYKNQGHPDVRAVIPRRADLPAERGVLVVSAATHRQKSMFFFLLQTENGDIFKVTLEHEGDRVAELKIKYFDTIPVTCSMCVLKTGFLFAASEFGNHALYQFQAIGEAEDVEASSATLMETEEGFQPVFFQPRGLKNLVRIDHIESLMPIMDMRVMNLFEEETPQVFTLCGRGPRSSLRILRPGLAINEMAVSQLPGTPSAVWTVKKNVNDEFDAYIVVSFVNATLVLSIGETIEEVSDSGFLDTTPSLSVSLLGDDSLMQVHPNGIRHIREDGRINEWKTPGKKTIVKVGSNRLQVVIALSGGELIYFEMDMTGQLMEVEKHEMPGDVACLDIAPVPEGRQRSRFLAVGSYDNTIRILSLDPDDCMQILSVQSVSSPPESLLLLEVQASTGGEDGADHPASVFLNAGLQNGVLFRTVVDMVTGQLSDTRSRFLGLRAPKLFSATVRGRQAMLCLSSRPWLGYIHQGHFLLTPLSYETLEYAASFSSDQCAEGVVAVAGEALRIFTVERLGETFNETVVPLRYTPRKFVLQPKRKHLVIIESDQGAFTAEEREAARKECLEAAGVGENGNAMENGGGDEEEKEDALSDEQYGYPKAESDKWVSCIRVLDPRTGNTTCLLELQENEAAFSLCTVNFHDKEYGTLLAVGTAKGLQFWPKRSLAAGFIHIYRFVEEGKSLELVHKTQVEGVPLALCQFQGRLLAGIGSVLRLYDLGKRRLLRKCENKLFPNTIVSIHTYRDRIYVGDIQEERLVINLDHLSYKIQYHFGR; this is encoded by the exons ATGTATCTGTACAGCTTGACACTGCAGCAGGCGGGCGGGGTGGTGTGCGCCACGAACGGCAACTTCGTGGGCGGGAAGACGCAGGAGATCGTGGTGGCTCGGGGCAAGACTCTGGACCTGCTCCGCCCGGACGACGCTGGTAAGCTTCAAACCCTCCTCTCCGTCGAGGTCTTCGGTGCCATCCGCTCCCTCTCTCAGTTCCGCCTCACCGGCTCCCAGAAGGACTACGTCGTCGTCGGTTCTGACTCCGGCCGCCTCGTCATCCTCGAGTACTCCCGTGAGCGCAACCTCTTCCACAAGGTCCATCAGGAGACCTTTGGCAAGTCTGGCTGCCGCCGCATCGTCCCCGGCCAGTTCCTCGCCGTCGACCCGAAAGGCCGTGCCGCCATGGCCACCGCCTGCGAGAAGCAGAAACTAGTTTACGTCCTCAACCGTGACGCCGCGGCCCGCCTCACTATCTCTTCGCCCCTCGAGGCGCACAAGTCCCACACTATCTCCTACTCTGTTGTTGGCGTCGACTGTGGCTTTGACAACCCTGTCTTCGCCGCCATTGAGCTCGATTACTCCGAGGCCGACCTCGATCCCACAggccaggctgcggccgaggcccAGAAGCACCTCACTTTTTATGAGCTGGATCTTGGCCTCAATCACGTCTCCCGCAAGTGGTCCGAGCCCGTTGACAATGGTGCCAACCTCCTCGTCACCGTGCCTGGTGGTGGCGATGGCCCCAGTGGCGTCCTTGTCTGCGCTGAGAACTTTGTCATCTACAAGAACCAGGGCCACCCGGATGTCCGTGCTGTCATCCCCCGTCGTGCTGACCTCCCTGCAGAGCGTGGTGTCCTCGTTGTCTCTGCCGCCACCCATCGCCAAAAATCCATGTTTTTCTTCCTTCTGCAGACTGAGAATGGGGACATCTTCAAGGTCACCCTCGAGCATGAAGGTGACCGCGTTGCCGAGCTCAAGATCAAGTATTTTGATACCATCCCCGTTACCTGCTCTATGTGTGTCCTCAAGACTGGCTTCCTCTTTGCTGCCTCTGAGTTTGGCAATCATGCATTATACCAGTTCCAGGCCATTGGGGAGGCTGAGGATGTTGAGGCATCCTCTGCCACGCTGATGGAGACCGAGGAGGGATTCCAGCCTGTTTTCTTCCAACCCCGGGGCTTGAAGAATCTGGTGAGGATTGACCATATTGAGAGTCTTATGCCCATCATGGACATGAGGGTCATGAACTTGTTTGAGGAAGAGACTCCTCAGGTGTTCACCCTCTGTGGAAGGGGCCCACGCTCCTCACTGCGTATCCTGAGGCCAGGACTGGCAATCAATGAAATGGCTGTGTCACAGCTTCCGGGTACTCCCAGTGCTGTGTGGACTGTAAAAAAGAATGTGAATGATGAGTTTGATGCCTACATTGTGGTGTCCTTTGTGAATGCTACCCTTGTGCTCTCCATCGGTGAGACCATTGAAGAAGTCAGCGACAGCGGGTTTCTTGACACCACGCCTTCACTCTCAGTCTCTTTACTGGGAGATGATTCCCTTATGCAGGTCCATCCCAATGGAATTAGGCATATCAGAGAGGACGGGCGTATCAATGAGTGGAAGACACCTGGGAAGAAGACCATTGTGAAGGTTGGATCCAATAGGCTCCAGGTGGTGATTGCTCTAAGTGGAGGGGAGCTTATCTATTTCGAGATGGACATGACTGGCCAGTTGATGGAGGTGGAAAAGCATGAGATGCCCGGAGATGTGGCTTGCTTGGATATTGCACCAGTTCCGGAGGGAAGGCAGAGATCACGCTTCCTTGCTGTTGGTTCTTATGATAACACAATTCGGATTCTATCATTGGATCCTGATGACTGTATGCAGATACTGAGTGTCCAGAGTGTGTCCTCACCACCTGAATCACTCCTTTTGCTTGAGGTACAAGCTTCAACTGGAGGAGAGGATGGAGCAGATCATCCGGCTAGCGTCTTTCTCAATGCTGGCTTGCAAAATGGTGTTCTCTTCCGGACAGTTGTTGATATGGTTACTGGTCAGCTTTCAGATACTCGATCCCGGTTCTTAGGACTGAGAGCTCCCAAGCTCTTCTCAGCTACTGTGAGGGGCCGGCAAGCGATGCTTTGCTTGTCCAGTAGGCCCTGGCTTGGTTATATTCATCAAGGACATTTCTTGCTGACTCCTCTTTCCTATGAGACACTTGAATATGCTGCATCCTTTTCTTCTGACCAGTGTGCTGAAGGTGTTGTTGCAGTTGCTGGTGAAGCTTTGAGAATTTTCACAGTTGAGCGGCTGGGAGAGACATTTAATGAAACAGTTGTACCTTTGCGATATACTCCAAGGAAGTTTGTGCTGCAGCCCAAGCGCAAACATTTAGTTATTATTGAGAGTGATCAAGGGGCGTTCACCGCAGAGGAGAGAGAAGCTGCCAGAAAGGAGTGCTTGGAAGCTGCAGGGGTGGGTGAAAATGGAAATGCAATGGAAAATGGTGGTggtgatgaggaggagaaggaggatgcTCTCTCTGATGAGCAATATGGTTATCCAAAGGCAGAGTCTGATAAGTGGGTATCTTGCATCAGAGTTCTTGATCCACGAACAGGAAATACAACTTGTCTGTTGGAGCTTCAAGAGAATGAGGCTGCATTCAGCCTTTGTACAGTGAATTTCCATGATAAGGAGTATGGGACTCTCCTGGCTGTAGGAACTGCAAAGGGGCTACAGTTCTGGCCTAAGAGAAGTCTTGCAGCTGGGTTTATTCACATATATAGGTTTGTTGAAGAAGGAAAATCTCTTGAGCTTGTGCACAAGACACAGGTAGAGGGAGTTCCACTTGCGTTGTGTCAGTTTCAGGGGAGGCTGCTTGCAGGTATTGGCTCAGTGCTGAGATTATATGACCTGGGGAAAAGGAGATTGCTCAGAAAATGCGAAAACAAGCTCTTCCCTAATACAATTGTCTCTATTCATACTTATCGTGATAGGATCTATGTGGGTGATATCCAAGAG GAAAGGCTTGTAATTAACTTGGATCATCTCAGTTATAAAATTCAGTATCACTTTGGAAGGTGA